The following are encoded together in the Culex pipiens pallens isolate TS chromosome 1, TS_CPP_V2, whole genome shotgun sequence genome:
- the LOC120425016 gene encoding translocator protein-like, whose amino-acid sequence MTREIPKIAGAIALPLVGGLANAYLTLPELLRGHQRLNFLPVVPPKWMFPPVWTGVNAAMGYASYLVWKDGGGITGTAKLPLMLYGTQLALNWTWSPIFFKLRCFKWSFLESLVRAGAVAATGLAFFNVNKLAGYLVVPYFVWCTCTSLLNFEFYIRNPGEGATVEEESS is encoded by the exons ATGACCCGTGAAATTCCGAAAATCGCCGGGGCCATTGCGTTGCCTCTGGTTGGCGGGCTGGCGAACGCGTACCTCACGCTGCCGGAGTTGCTACGGGGCCACCAGCGGTTGAATTTTCTCCCGGTCGTACCCCCGAAATGGATGTTCCCACCCGTCTGGACCGGCGTGAACGCCGCCATGGGTTACGCGTCCTATCTGGTGTGGAAGGATGGCGGAGGCATCACCGGAACCGCCAAACTACCCCTGATGTTGTACGGAACCCAGCTGGCGTTGAATTGGACTTGGTCGCCGATCTTCTTCAAGTTGCGCTGTTTTAAATGG AGCTTCTTGGAATCTCTTGTCCGTGCCGGGGCGGTCGCGGCCACCGGGCTGGCGTTTTTCAATGTGAACAAACTGGCCGGTTATCTGGTCGTTCCGTACTTTGTGTGGTGCACGTGTACTTCGCTGCTGAACTTTGAGTTCTACATTCGCAATCCAGGCGAAGGCGCAACCGTTGAAGAGGAGAGCTCTTAA
- the LOC120425026 gene encoding translocator protein-like, which translates to MMRSEIPKIILAIALPLVGGWINGYLTRPEIAGWYQGLNLPSFRPPNWVFAPVWTSLYIGMGYASYLVWRDGGGFNGKARGPLILYGVQLALNWAWTPIFFKLHELKWSFVESLALAGAVAATGFAFSKVNKIAGYVFIPYFVWCSYASLLNFVIYKHNPEQTAIIEAITEGS; encoded by the exons atgatgagaagtgaGATTCCAAAAATCATCCTGGCCATCGCGCTGCCTTTGGTTGGCGGATGGATCAACGGATATCTGACCAGGCCGGAGATTGCTGGCTGGTACCAGGGTTTGAACTTGCCCTCGTTTCGACCTCCGAACTGGGTGTTTGCTCCAGTGTGGACATCACTGTACATCGGCATGGGTTACGCTTCCTATCTGGTGTGGAGAGACGGTGGAGGGTTCAACGGAAAGGCCAGAGGACCACTGATCCTTTACGGAGTTCAGCTGGCCCTGAACTGGGCTTGGACGCCGATCTTCTTCAAGCTGCACGAGCTCAAATGG AGTTTCGTGGAATCTCTTGCCCTGGCCGGTGCGGTTGCCGCCACCGGATTTGCGTTTTCCAAAGTTAACAAGATTGCCGGATACGTCTTCATTCCGTACTTTGTGTGGTGTTCGTATGCCTCGTTGCTGAACTTTGTGATTTACAAGCACAATCCCGAGCAAACTGCCATCATAGAAGCGATCACGGAAGGtagctga